The Xenorhabdus doucetiae genome has a window encoding:
- the hrpB gene encoding ATP-dependent helicase HrpB, with protein sequence MSSPIYDLLPIHDVVEAVIAELQTSKQVLLHAPTGAGKSTGLPLAILRQAPLAGRIIMLEPRRIAARSVAERLAEQFNEPVGMTVGYRMRAETKVSAATRLEVVTEGILTRMLQQDPELSGVSLVILDEFHERSLQADLALALLLDVQEGLRDDLRILVMSATLDNQRLSALLPDAPVIVSEGRSYPVTRSYHPLSPHQPFEQSVASAVLQLLQQETGSLLLFLPGVGEIQRVLSQLEGKVNDDTLLCPLYGALSLSEQRKAIAASPAGMRKVVLATNIAETSLTIEGIRLVVDSGLERTSRFDPKNGLTRLITQRISQASMVQRAGRAGRLEAGVCWHLLSQEQAERAREHGEPEILHSDLSGLLLSLLQWGCRDSSQLHWLDNPPQPALAVAESLLLRLRALDDNQQLTARGWQMAESGSEPRLAAILYSGKEKCSAQEQDRAALFTAAKLVAILEEPPRRGQPDLLYWMTANQRHWQQRTNQLIRNFTKKREGTSHPNHPRLDLVPELLVQGFPDRIAKNRDNLGRFQLANGLGVALEREEPLSAETWLVIPALQQGKDHPDARVLLACPLDIEQIIKQFPLLFTEQTAVEWDDSKGALRAWKRLQCERLIVKAQPLAKPSAAELQQALLNWVRQEGLSVLNWSAEALQLRIRLQRATEWLPGVAWPAVDDAALLNSLEQWLLPALGNVGDLKGLRQIELSSCLMGLLDWQQRQILDNELPTNYTVPTGSRITIRYFSDKPPVLSVRMQEMYGEQQNPVLAKGRIPIVIELLSPAHRPLQITQDLAAFWRGTYREVQKEMKGRYPKHLWPDDPANTPPTRRVKKYQT encoded by the coding sequence ACCCCGGCGTATTGCGGCACGGAGTGTGGCTGAACGTCTGGCCGAACAATTCAATGAGCCGGTTGGGATGACCGTCGGCTACCGGATGCGTGCGGAAACCAAAGTGAGTGCGGCAACCCGCCTTGAAGTCGTGACTGAAGGAATTCTGACGCGGATGTTGCAACAAGATCCTGAATTGAGCGGCGTCTCTCTGGTGATCCTGGATGAATTCCATGAACGCAGTTTACAGGCCGATCTGGCCTTGGCACTGCTGCTGGATGTGCAGGAAGGGTTGCGCGACGACCTGCGGATCTTGGTGATGTCGGCAACATTGGATAACCAGCGCCTTTCCGCTTTATTACCCGATGCTCCGGTGATTGTGTCAGAAGGGCGCAGCTATCCGGTCACGAGATCTTATCATCCACTTTCCCCTCATCAACCGTTTGAACAATCCGTCGCCTCGGCGGTATTGCAGTTATTGCAGCAGGAGACAGGATCGTTATTGCTGTTTCTGCCGGGTGTTGGTGAAATCCAGCGGGTGTTGTCGCAACTGGAGGGCAAGGTCAATGACGACACGCTGTTGTGTCCATTGTATGGCGCATTGTCATTGTCAGAACAACGCAAAGCTATTGCGGCATCGCCAGCGGGGATGCGCAAGGTCGTACTGGCGACCAATATTGCAGAAACCAGTTTGACGATTGAAGGCATCCGGCTGGTGGTAGACAGCGGGCTGGAACGCACCAGCCGGTTTGATCCGAAAAATGGCCTGACGCGCTTAATCACCCAACGCATCAGTCAGGCATCGATGGTTCAGCGGGCAGGACGCGCCGGACGATTAGAGGCCGGTGTTTGCTGGCACTTATTGAGTCAGGAACAGGCAGAACGAGCCAGAGAGCACGGCGAACCGGAGATCTTGCATTCCGATCTCAGCGGTTTACTGCTTTCTTTATTGCAATGGGGATGCCGTGACAGCAGCCAGCTTCATTGGCTGGACAATCCGCCCCAACCGGCATTGGCGGTTGCCGAATCCCTGCTATTGCGGCTGAGGGCATTGGACGATAACCAACAACTGACCGCCCGTGGCTGGCAAATGGCGGAATCCGGTAGTGAACCGCGTCTGGCGGCGATATTGTATTCAGGTAAAGAAAAATGTTCAGCTCAAGAACAAGACCGTGCCGCATTGTTCACGGCAGCGAAATTGGTTGCCATTCTGGAAGAGCCGCCGCGTCGTGGGCAGCCTGATTTGCTTTATTGGATGACGGCGAATCAGCGTCATTGGCAGCAACGAACCAACCAGCTTATCAGGAATTTTACGAAGAAAAGGGAGGGTACAAGCCACCCTAATCACCCCAGACTGGATCTGGTGCCGGAACTCTTGGTACAAGGGTTTCCCGACCGGATCGCCAAAAACCGCGATAATCTTGGGCGTTTTCAGTTAGCCAATGGCTTGGGGGTGGCGCTGGAGCGCGAAGAACCCCTTTCGGCAGAGACTTGGCTGGTGATCCCCGCATTACAGCAAGGAAAGGATCATCCTGATGCACGGGTTTTGCTGGCTTGCCCGTTGGACATCGAACAGATCATAAAGCAATTTCCCTTGCTGTTTACTGAACAGACAGCCGTAGAGTGGGATGATAGCAAAGGTGCGTTACGGGCATGGAAGCGTTTGCAATGTGAGCGATTAATTGTCAAAGCACAGCCATTGGCAAAACCTTCGGCAGCGGAATTACAGCAAGCCTTGCTGAATTGGGTCAGGCAGGAAGGATTGTCGGTGTTGAATTGGTCAGCGGAGGCATTGCAATTGCGCATTCGCCTGCAAAGGGCGACAGAATGGCTACCGGGAGTGGCATGGCCTGCGGTTGATGACGCAGCATTGTTGAACTCCCTTGAACAGTGGTTGCTTCCTGCCTTGGGGAATGTTGGGGACTTGAAAGGATTACGCCAGATTGAGTTGTCTTCCTGTTTGATGGGATTACTTGATTGGCAGCAGCGGCAAATACTGGATAATGAATTGCCTACTAATTACACTGTACCCACAGGCAGCCGGATCACGATCCGGTATTTCAGTGATAAACCTCCAGTGCTGTCAGTGAGAATGCAGGAAATGTACGGAGAGCAGCAAAATCCAGTCTTGGCGAAAGGGCGCATTCCGATTGTCATTGAACTGTTATCGCCTGCCCATCGTCCATTACAAATCACGCAAGATCTCGCCGCATTTTGGCGGGGAACGTATCGTGAGGTGCAAAAAGAGATGAAAGGGCGTTACCCCAAACATTTGTGGCCGGATGATCCTGCCAATACGCCACCGACCCGGCGCGTGAAAAAGTATCAAACGTGA
- the mrcB gene encoding bifunctional glycosyl transferase/transpeptidase, translating to MKRDRRDDDEDDDDDKNDDFDDDDEDQVMTKKGKNVRRSQPRPPKRGGRWFLWLLLKIFIVLAVLTVIYGFYLDNKIRQRIDGKVWDLPAAVYGRVVNLEPGMNYSKDEMVQLLEGMQYRKVAKITREGEFMVKGNSIEMLRRPFDFPDGQEGQIQARLTFQNNHLASIENIDNQRQFGFFRLDPKLITMMQSANGEQRLFVPRKGFPDSLVRTLLETEDRYFYEHGGVRPLSIARAALANLMAGRAVQGGSTLTQQLARNLFLSNERTLSRKANEALMAILLDARYSKDRVLELYLNEVFLGQSGDEQIHGFPLASQYYFGSPISELTLDQQALLVGMVKGASVYNPWRHPQKALERRNIVLKILQSRNIITQKEYDTLSARSLGVKPKSESLTPQPAFMQLVRQELQEKLGDKVNDLSGVKIFTTLDPVAQDAAEESVEKGVAALRKARKVADLEGAMVVVDRFSGEIRAMVGGSQPQYAGFNRALNARRLIGSLAKPATYLTALSQPDKYRLNTWLSDEPISIPQSGGKPWEPRNFSRTFSGRVMVIDALARSMNVPTVNLGLDVGLDRIASTLVSLGIPAKEIQQIPAMLLGAISLTPMEMAQEFQTIASGGNRAKLSALRSIIAEDGTVIYQSYPQAERAVPPQAAYLTLYGMQQVIARGTGRSLAGKYGQYNLAGKTGTTNDLRDSWFTGIDGKEVVVVWTGRDNYGPTNLTGATGALTIYRRYLENETPLALNNRPPEGIVDMSVNEDGSFNCEGGGIRVLPVWTDDPQGLCQQSVQQPIEENAEEAPGWLREMFGQ from the coding sequence ATCAAACGTGATCGGCGGGATGACGATGAAGATGATGATGATGATAAAAATGATGATTTTGACGACGACGATGAGGATCAAGTCATGACGAAAAAAGGGAAGAACGTCCGCCGTTCTCAGCCCCGTCCGCCTAAAAGAGGGGGGCGCTGGTTTTTATGGTTGCTGCTAAAAATCTTTATTGTGCTGGCGGTGCTCACAGTGATTTATGGCTTCTATCTGGATAACAAAATTCGCCAGCGTATTGACGGGAAAGTCTGGGATTTACCGGCAGCCGTGTACGGACGGGTAGTCAATCTTGAACCCGGTATGAATTACAGCAAGGATGAAATGGTTCAATTGCTGGAAGGCATGCAGTATCGGAAAGTGGCAAAAATCACCCGTGAAGGGGAATTCATGGTCAAAGGGAATAGCATTGAGATGCTGCGTCGCCCATTTGATTTCCCGGATGGTCAGGAAGGACAAATTCAAGCCCGCCTGACCTTTCAGAACAATCACCTTGCCAGCATCGAAAATATAGACAATCAGCGGCAGTTTGGTTTCTTCCGCCTTGATCCCAAACTGATTACGATGATGCAGTCGGCGAATGGCGAACAGCGTCTGTTTGTTCCGCGTAAAGGCTTCCCTGATTCACTGGTCAGGACGTTGCTGGAAACAGAAGATCGTTATTTCTATGAACATGGCGGGGTCAGGCCGCTTTCCATTGCCCGCGCGGCATTGGCTAATCTGATGGCGGGGCGTGCCGTTCAGGGGGGCAGCACCCTGACACAGCAATTGGCGAGAAACCTGTTCCTCTCAAATGAACGCACCCTGAGCCGTAAAGCGAATGAAGCGCTGATGGCAATCCTGTTAGATGCACGTTACAGCAAAGATCGTGTGCTTGAATTGTACTTGAACGAAGTTTTTCTGGGGCAGAGTGGTGATGAGCAGATCCACGGTTTCCCGCTGGCGAGTCAGTACTACTTTGGCAGCCCGATTAGTGAATTAACCTTGGATCAGCAGGCTTTGTTGGTGGGCATGGTGAAAGGCGCATCGGTGTATAACCCGTGGCGTCATCCCCAAAAGGCGCTGGAACGCCGCAATATTGTTCTGAAAATTCTCCAGAGCCGAAACATTATCACGCAAAAAGAGTATGACACGCTGAGTGCCCGTTCACTGGGTGTCAAACCGAAAAGTGAAAGTCTGACACCGCAACCCGCTTTTATGCAGCTCGTGCGGCAGGAATTGCAGGAAAAGTTAGGCGATAAGGTTAATGACTTATCGGGGGTAAAAATCTTCACGACGTTAGATCCGGTTGCACAGGATGCGGCAGAAGAGTCGGTTGAAAAGGGCGTGGCTGCCCTGCGAAAAGCCCGCAAGGTTGCTGACTTGGAAGGGGCAATGGTGGTGGTTGACCGTTTCAGCGGTGAAATTCGTGCGATGGTTGGCGGCTCCCAACCACAGTATGCCGGATTTAACCGTGCATTGAATGCCCGCCGTTTGATTGGTTCGCTGGCAAAACCAGCCACTTATCTGACGGCATTGAGTCAACCGGATAAATATCGCCTGAATACCTGGCTGTCGGATGAACCTATTTCTATTCCTCAGTCGGGTGGAAAGCCTTGGGAACCGAGGAACTTTAGCCGCACTTTCAGTGGGCGAGTAATGGTGATCGATGCGTTAGCGCGTTCAATGAATGTCCCGACCGTGAATTTGGGGCTGGATGTTGGGTTAGATCGCATTGCCAGTACCTTAGTTTCACTGGGGATTCCGGCAAAAGAGATCCAGCAAATCCCGGCCATGTTGTTGGGCGCGATTAGCCTGACGCCAATGGAAATGGCGCAAGAGTTCCAGACGATTGCCAGTGGCGGTAATCGGGCAAAACTTTCTGCGTTACGCTCCATCATTGCAGAAGACGGTACGGTGATTTACCAGAGCTATCCACAGGCAGAACGGGCTGTTCCTCCCCAAGCTGCTTATCTGACACTGTACGGTATGCAGCAAGTGATTGCCCGCGGTACAGGCCGATCACTGGCTGGAAAATATGGTCAATATAATCTGGCCGGTAAGACCGGCACGACGAACGATCTTCGTGACAGTTGGTTTACGGGAATTGATGGTAAGGAAGTTGTGGTTGTCTGGACGGGGCGTGATAACTATGGCCCGACCAATTTGACCGGCGCGACGGGGGCACTGACGATTTACCGCCGTTATCTGGAAAACGAAACGCCACTGGCACTGAATAACCGCCCACCGGAAGGTATTGTGGATATGTCCGTCAATGAAGACGGCAGTTTCAACTGCGAGGGCGGCGGTATCAGAGTCTTGCCGGTTTGGACGGATGATCCACAGGGATTGTGCCAGCAATCGGTACAACAGCCGATAGAGGAGAATGCAGAAGAAGCCCCCGGCTGGCTGCGTGAGATGTTTGGTCAGTGA
- a CDS encoding NAD-dependent epimerase/dehydratase family protein, with protein sequence MSKRTILLTGASGRIGRTFFLSMHEHYIFTLVDQKQPDYPVQSPHRFILADLSDPSVTEQLVIDLENIIHLAGIPYADAEFEHLLPANILTTTYLLQAAAKSQCRRFVFASSAQTIEGYPVDKQIPDGIAVSPANLYGVTKCYGEALCSYFATQKGLSSIALRIGAFEFKENHELKNARDLSAWLSPEDAVQLITCAIEAEGITFFIAHGISNNRFKRLDLTQTHKMLGYSPKDDAFKSFDLRSFYP encoded by the coding sequence ATGTCAAAACGTACTATTTTGTTAACCGGAGCAAGTGGGCGTATAGGACGGACTTTTTTTCTGTCCATGCACGAACATTATATTTTTACCCTTGTTGATCAAAAACAACCCGATTATCCCGTTCAGTCTCCACATCGTTTCATCCTCGCCGACTTATCCGACCCCTCTGTTACTGAACAGCTAGTCATTGATCTAGAAAATATCATTCATCTCGCTGGTATCCCTTATGCTGATGCTGAATTTGAACATTTATTACCAGCGAATATTTTAACAACAACTTATCTTCTGCAAGCAGCAGCGAAATCTCAATGCCGCCGTTTTGTCTTTGCCAGCAGCGCACAGACAATCGAAGGATATCCGGTCGATAAACAAATACCTGATGGTATAGCTGTCTCTCCCGCTAATTTATACGGCGTCACAAAATGCTATGGAGAAGCACTTTGCTCTTATTTTGCAACTCAAAAAGGATTATCTTCCATCGCGCTGCGAATAGGGGCTTTTGAATTTAAAGAGAATCACGAACTGAAAAATGCTCGTGATCTAAGCGCTTGGCTGAGTCCTGAAGATGCCGTTCAGTTGATCACTTGTGCGATTGAAGCGGAAGGTATCACTTTTTTTATCGCTCACGGTATTTCCAATAACCGATTTAAACGCCTCGATCTCACTCAAACCCACAAAATGTTGGGGTACTCCCCCAAAGATGATGCGTTTAAGTCGTTTGATCTGCGATCGTTTTACCCTTGA
- the hemL gene encoding glutamate-1-semialdehyde 2,1-aminomutase, translated as MSQSETLYSQAKHVIPGGVNSPVRAFNGVGGTPVFIQRADGAYLYDVDGNAYIDYVGSWGPMVLGHNHPAIRNAVIEAAGRGLSFGAPTAAEVEMAKRVTELVPSMDMVRMVNSGTEATMSAIRLARGYTQRDKIIKFEGCYHGHADCLLVKAGSGALTIGQPNSPGVPADFAKHTLTCVYNDLNSVREAFEKYPKDIACIIVEPVAGNMNCIPPLPEFLPGLRKLCDEFGALLIIDEVMTGFRVALGGAQAYYDVKPDLTSLGKIIGGGMPVGAFGGRLEIMEKLAPTGPVYQAGTLSGNPIAMAAGLACLQEVAQAGVHQRLSELTDKLAIGLKQAAAKAGIPLVVNHVGGMFGIFFTDAQSVTSYQDVMKCDVERFKQFFHLMLDEGIYLAPSAFEAGFMSVAHSDEDIQCTVDTAARCFAKLK; from the coding sequence ATGAGCCAGTCCGAAACGCTTTACTCTCAGGCAAAACATGTGATCCCCGGTGGCGTCAATTCACCGGTGCGTGCTTTTAACGGGGTTGGTGGTACACCTGTCTTTATCCAACGTGCTGACGGTGCTTACCTTTATGATGTTGATGGTAATGCTTATATCGATTATGTCGGTTCATGGGGGCCAATGGTTCTCGGACATAACCATCCTGCTATCCGCAATGCCGTGATTGAAGCCGCAGGGCGTGGCCTGAGTTTTGGTGCACCCACCGCCGCCGAAGTGGAAATGGCAAAGCGAGTCACTGAACTGGTGCCTTCGATGGATATGGTTCGCATGGTGAACTCAGGGACAGAAGCCACCATGAGCGCTATTCGTCTGGCTCGCGGTTATACCCAGCGTGACAAAATCATTAAATTCGAGGGCTGCTACCACGGCCATGCCGATTGCTTGCTGGTCAAAGCCGGTTCGGGTGCCCTGACTATCGGTCAGCCAAACTCGCCGGGAGTGCCCGCTGATTTCGCTAAACACACCCTGACGTGTGTTTACAATGACCTGAATTCTGTCCGCGAAGCCTTCGAAAAATATCCGAAAGATATCGCCTGTATTATCGTCGAACCTGTCGCGGGCAATATGAACTGTATTCCACCGCTGCCGGAATTTCTGCCGGGCCTGCGTAAGCTGTGTGATGAATTTGGTGCCCTGCTGATTATTGACGAAGTGATGACGGGTTTTCGGGTTGCACTGGGTGGCGCACAAGCGTATTACGATGTTAAACCGGATTTGACTTCCCTTGGCAAAATCATCGGTGGCGGTATGCCGGTCGGTGCCTTTGGCGGCCGTCTGGAAATCATGGAAAAACTGGCACCCACTGGGCCGGTTTATCAGGCCGGCACCCTTTCCGGTAACCCTATCGCGATGGCAGCCGGCCTTGCCTGCCTGCAAGAAGTCGCCCAAGCGGGTGTTCATCAGCGCTTAAGCGAACTGACCGACAAGCTGGCCATTGGTTTAAAACAGGCAGCCGCAAAAGCCGGTATTCCTCTGGTGGTGAATCACGTTGGCGGCATGTTCGGTATTTTCTTTACCGATGCACAAAGCGTGACCAGCTATCAGGATGTGATGAAGTGCGATGTAGAACGCTTCAAGCAATTCTTCCACTTAATGCTGGATGAAGGCATCTATCTGGCACCTTCTGCATTTGAAGCCGGCTTTATGTCTGTTGCTCATTCCGATGAAGATATCCAGTGCACAGTTGATACAGCAGCACGTTGCTTTGCTAAATTGAAATAG
- the erpA gene encoding iron-sulfur cluster insertion protein ErpA produces the protein MSDDAALPLQFTDAAANKVKVLVADEDNPNLRLRVYITGGGCSGFQYGFTFDDQINDGDMTIQKQGVELVVDPMSLQYLVGGCVDYTEGLEGSRFIVTNPNAKTTCGCGSSFSI, from the coding sequence ATGAGCGATGATGCTGCATTGCCTTTGCAGTTTACGGATGCCGCAGCCAATAAAGTCAAAGTACTGGTTGCTGATGAAGATAACCCGAACTTGCGTTTGCGGGTTTACATTACCGGTGGTGGTTGTAGCGGTTTCCAGTATGGTTTCACTTTCGATGACCAGATTAATGACGGTGATATGACGATTCAGAAACAAGGGGTTGAGCTGGTTGTTGACCCCATGAGCCTGCAATATTTAGTCGGTGGCTGTGTGGATTATACCGAAGGGCTGGAAGGTTCCCGTTTTATCGTCACCAATCCCAATGCAAAAACCACGTGTGGTTGTGGCTCTTCTTTTAGTATCTGA
- the btuF gene encoding vitamin B12 ABC transporter substrate-binding protein BtuF gives MTSCLKIIFHRSRWLAFSLLWYSVCGGFSAPLYAAASRVISLAPSTTELAYAAGLGDQLVAVSAYSDYPEAAKKLEQVADWQGINVERIIALKPDLILAWRGGNPQRPLEQLSALGIKIFYSDVKKVEDVATELEQLAAYSPHPDMAKASAASIRDKFDRLKQDYANLNPKPVFLQFGMNPIFTSSSHTIQSEIVSACGGKNIFADSPVPWPQVNREQVLTRKPEVIVIGGTQEQKQQVADFWRPQMKVRIIALNDDWFSRAGPRIILAAEQLCRQLN, from the coding sequence ATGACATCATGTTTGAAAATCATTTTCCACCGATCCCGTTGGCTGGCATTTTCACTCCTTTGGTACAGCGTTTGCGGTGGTTTCAGTGCTCCGCTTTATGCAGCCGCTTCCCGCGTGATCAGCCTTGCACCCTCAACGACAGAACTGGCGTATGCGGCGGGGCTGGGTGATCAGCTTGTCGCAGTTAGCGCTTACTCCGATTATCCTGAAGCCGCCAAAAAGCTGGAGCAAGTTGCTGACTGGCAAGGCATCAATGTTGAACGGATCATTGCCCTGAAACCTGATCTGATTCTGGCATGGCGTGGCGGTAATCCTCAGCGTCCTCTGGAACAACTCTCTGCTCTGGGCATTAAGATTTTTTATTCTGATGTGAAGAAAGTGGAAGATGTTGCAACAGAGTTGGAACAACTGGCTGCTTATAGCCCACATCCCGATATGGCTAAGGCATCTGCCGCCAGTATTCGTGATAAGTTCGATCGATTAAAGCAAGATTATGCCAACCTGAACCCTAAGCCCGTGTTCTTGCAGTTTGGCATGAATCCGATTTTCACGTCCTCTAGCCATACTATCCAAAGCGAGATAGTTTCCGCCTGTGGCGGTAAAAATATTTTTGCTGACAGCCCGGTTCCGTGGCCGCAGGTTAACCGTGAGCAAGTACTCACCCGCAAACCGGAAGTGATTGTGATAGGTGGAACGCAAGAGCAAAAACAGCAGGTTGCGGATTTTTGGCGACCCCAAATGAAGGTCAGGATTATCGCGCTGAATGATGACTGGTTTAGCCGTGCGGGGCCAAGGATTATTTTGGCGGCAGAACAACTTTGCCGGCAGTTAAACTAG
- the mtnN gene encoding 5'-methylthioadenosine/S-adenosylhomocysteine nucleosidase — MKIGVIGAMEQEVTLLRDQIEGLQTLSRGGCEIYTGKLNGVDIALLKSGIGKVAAALGTTLLIEHCQPDIVINTGSAGGLDPKLNVGDIVVSEAVRYHDADLTAFGYAPGQMAQCPAAFMADATLISLAEKCIQSLDLNAVRGLVCSGDAFINGAEPLARIRATFPDVAAVEMEAAAIGHVCHQYNLPFVVVRAISDVADQESHLSFDEFLVVAARESTRMVNAMLTELSKQ; from the coding sequence ATGAAAATAGGTGTAATAGGTGCAATGGAACAAGAGGTGACATTGCTGCGTGACCAGATTGAAGGTCTGCAAACATTGTCACGGGGCGGATGTGAAATCTATACCGGCAAGCTGAATGGCGTTGATATCGCCCTGCTGAAATCCGGTATTGGTAAAGTTGCCGCCGCACTTGGCACCACCTTATTGATTGAACATTGCCAGCCGGATATCGTGATTAACACGGGTTCAGCCGGTGGCCTTGATCCTAAGCTGAACGTGGGCGATATCGTGGTTTCCGAAGCAGTTCGCTACCATGATGCGGATTTAACCGCCTTTGGCTATGCACCGGGTCAGATGGCACAATGCCCTGCCGCATTTATGGCTGACGCTACCTTGATCTCGCTGGCAGAAAAATGTATCCAATCCCTCGACTTAAATGCCGTGCGGGGTCTGGTTTGCAGTGGTGATGCCTTTATCAATGGTGCAGAACCACTGGCACGCATTCGCGCCACTTTCCCCGATGTTGCCGCGGTTGAAATGGAAGCCGCAGCCATTGGTCATGTTTGCCATCAATATAACCTACCCTTTGTGGTTGTGCGGGCGATTTCTGACGTTGCCGATCAAGAATCCCATCTCAGTTTTGATGAATTTTTGGTTGTCGCGGCACGCGAATCAACCCGGATGGTCAATGCCATGCTGACTGAACTCAGCAAACAGTAA
- the dgt gene encoding dGTPase produces the protein MSKIDFKQKLNYQRKFSKSSIHPDDEESVNRQFESDRGRIINSAAIRRLQQKTQVFPLERNAAVRSRLTHSLEVQQTGRYISKTIIAELAKQDALRKYGLSDRLTAFESLVEMACLMHDIGNPPFGHFGEAAIKDWFSRRLDPDYSPETADRQDACQVAALRLTGEEKRDLFCRQLRKDLCQFEGNAQAIRLAHNLLRLNLTYAQIGCILKYTCPAYRLEENPAEFSYLMKKKGYYWSEDNFIRELKTELQMGDFCRFPLTYIMEAADDISYCIADLDDAVEKGIFNVEQLVEYLKKEWEENGGHRKGDLFESTVIQAYKKTTNNEARRNIHEQFFMYLRVFITGKLVPYTAKLFIKHLAEIYSGTFNHALLEGDGDEHRLLKTLKSVTRKRVFNHPEVEELELQGYRIITGLLDVYSPLLALSRQDFMELNQNNFHKEYFIETRLLHKLSSKHRLAYGEAVGSIVATNEAEKDVLEFYYRARLIQDYISGMTDHYAYEEYRKFMVTK, from the coding sequence ATGTCTAAGATTGATTTTAAGCAGAAGTTGAATTACCAACGCAAGTTCAGTAAATCTTCCATTCATCCCGATGATGAAGAGAGCGTGAATCGCCAATTTGAAAGTGATCGTGGGCGGATTATCAACTCAGCCGCCATTCGGCGCTTGCAACAGAAAACACAGGTCTTTCCGTTGGAACGTAATGCGGCGGTACGCAGTCGGTTGACGCATTCGCTCGAAGTGCAGCAAACCGGGCGCTATATCTCAAAAACGATTATTGCGGAGCTGGCAAAGCAAGACGCATTGAGAAAATATGGGCTGAGTGATCGCCTGACGGCTTTTGAAAGTCTGGTTGAGATGGCTTGCCTGATGCACGATATTGGCAATCCGCCCTTTGGGCATTTTGGGGAAGCCGCCATTAAAGATTGGTTCTCCCGTCGGTTAGATCCGGACTATTCGCCGGAAACGGCAGATCGGCAGGATGCGTGTCAGGTTGCGGCATTGCGTTTGACGGGGGAAGAAAAGAGAGATCTATTCTGCCGGCAATTGCGTAAAGATTTATGCCAGTTTGAAGGCAATGCGCAGGCGATCCGTCTGGCGCATAATTTACTACGCCTGAATCTCACTTATGCCCAGATTGGCTGCATATTGAAATATACCTGCCCGGCCTATCGGCTGGAAGAGAACCCGGCTGAATTCAGTTACCTGATGAAGAAAAAAGGCTATTACTGGTCGGAAGATAATTTTATCCGTGAATTGAAAACAGAGCTGCAAATGGGGGATTTCTGCCGTTTCCCGCTGACATACATTATGGAAGCCGCAGATGATATCTCCTATTGCATTGCAGATTTAGATGATGCGGTTGAAAAGGGCATTTTTAATGTTGAGCAGTTGGTGGAATACCTGAAAAAAGAGTGGGAAGAAAACGGCGGGCACCGGAAAGGGGATTTATTCGAATCGACGGTGATACAAGCCTATAAAAAAACCACCAATAACGAGGCGCGCCGTAATATCCACGAACAATTTTTCATGTATTTACGGGTATTTATCACCGGGAAATTGGTGCCTTATACCGCCAAATTGTTTATTAAACACCTTGCGGAGATTTATTCGGGGACATTTAATCACGCCTTGCTGGAAGGTGATGGCGATGAACACCGTTTATTGAAAACCTTGAAAAGTGTCACACGCAAACGGGTTTTCAATCACCCCGAAGTGGAAGAGCTGGAATTACAGGGATACCGGATTATTACCGGATTGCTGGATGTCTACAGCCCGTTGCTGGCATTGTCCCGGCAGGATTTCATGGAGCTGAACCAGAATAATTTTCACAAAGAATACTTTATTGAAACTCGCCTGCTGCACAAACTTTCAAGTAAGCATCGTCTGGCTTATGGCGAAGCCGTGGGGAGTATCGTCGCCACGAATGAAGCTGAAAAAGATGTGCTCGAATTTTATTATCGGGCACGTCTGATTCAGGACTATATCAGTGGCATGACGGATCATTACGCTTACGAGGAATATCGGAAGTTTATGGTCACAAAGTAA